From the Priestia koreensis genome, one window contains:
- the thrS gene encoding threonine--tRNA ligase has protein sequence MSEVVKMTFPDGAVKEFPRGTTTEDIAFSISPGLKKKSIAGKLNGELIDLRTPIQEDGAIEIVTQGTPESLEVMRHSTAHLMAQAIKRLYKDVKLGVGPVIENGFYYDIDMEEAITPEDLPAIEKEMKKIINENLDIVRKEVPREEAIRLFKEIGDDLKLELIDAIPAGEAVSIYEQGEFFDLCRGVHVPSTGKIKEFKLLSVAGAYWRGDSNNQMLQRIYGTAFFTKEDLNEHLRLLEEAKERDHRKLGKELKLFTNSQKVGQGLPLWLPKGATIRRVVERYIVDKEERLGYQHVYTPVLGSVELYKTSGHWDHYQDDMFPAMEMDNEQLVLRPMNCPHHMMVYKNDIHSYRELPIRIAELGTMHRYEMSGALSGLQRVRGMTLNDAHIFVRPDQIKDEFIRTVRLILDVYKDFGLDDYSFRLSYRDPADKEKYFDDDAMWEKAQSMLKDAMDELGIEYFEAEGEAAFYGPKLDVQVRTALGKDETLSTVQLDFLLPERFDLTYVGEDGKPHRPVVIHRGVVSTMERFIAFLIEEYKGAFPTWLAPVQAKVIPVSPGVHLDYAKKIQEQLQLEGFRVEMDEREEKIGYKIREAQMQKTPYMLVVGDNEVAENAVNVRKYGEQKSETVSFEQFVQTLKSEAKR, from the coding sequence ATGTCAGAAGTAGTAAAAATGACATTTCCAGATGGTGCAGTAAAGGAATTTCCAAGAGGCACTACAACAGAAGATATTGCCTTTTCAATTAGCCCAGGATTAAAGAAAAAATCAATTGCTGGGAAGCTAAACGGTGAATTAATTGATCTTCGTACACCTATTCAAGAAGATGGAGCAATTGAGATTGTGACACAAGGTACGCCGGAATCATTAGAAGTAATGCGTCATAGTACAGCGCATTTAATGGCTCAAGCAATCAAACGTCTATACAAAGACGTAAAATTAGGAGTAGGTCCTGTTATCGAGAATGGTTTCTACTATGATATCGATATGGAAGAAGCTATTACGCCAGAAGATTTACCTGCGATTGAAAAAGAAATGAAAAAAATCATCAACGAAAACTTGGATATCGTGCGTAAAGAAGTGCCACGAGAAGAAGCAATTCGTCTGTTCAAGGAAATCGGCGATGACTTGAAATTAGAATTAATCGATGCAATCCCAGCAGGAGAAGCAGTTTCAATTTATGAACAAGGTGAATTTTTTGACCTTTGCCGCGGTGTGCATGTCCCGTCTACAGGTAAAATCAAAGAATTTAAGCTATTAAGCGTTGCAGGTGCGTACTGGCGCGGAGATAGCAACAACCAAATGCTACAACGTATTTACGGTACTGCATTCTTCACAAAAGAAGACTTGAACGAACATTTACGTCTTCTTGAAGAAGCAAAAGAGCGTGATCACCGTAAACTCGGAAAAGAGCTAAAACTTTTCACAAACTCTCAAAAAGTGGGACAAGGTCTACCTTTATGGTTACCAAAAGGTGCTACAATTCGTCGCGTTGTTGAACGTTACATCGTGGACAAAGAAGAGCGTCTAGGTTATCAGCACGTATACACACCAGTATTAGGTAGCGTAGAGCTTTATAAAACATCTGGTCACTGGGATCACTACCAAGATGACATGTTCCCAGCAATGGAAATGGACAACGAGCAGCTTGTTCTTCGTCCAATGAACTGTCCTCATCATATGATGGTATACAAAAATGATATTCACAGCTATCGTGAATTACCGATTCGTATTGCTGAGCTTGGAACAATGCACCGTTACGAAATGTCAGGAGCACTTTCAGGACTACAGCGTGTTCGTGGAATGACGCTAAATGATGCGCACATCTTTGTTCGCCCTGATCAAATCAAAGATGAGTTTATTCGTACAGTACGTCTAATTTTAGACGTATACAAAGATTTCGGATTAGACGATTATTCATTCCGCCTGTCTTACCGTGATCCAGCAGATAAAGAGAAATATTTTGATGACGATGCAATGTGGGAAAAAGCACAAAGCATGTTAAAAGACGCAATGGACGAGCTAGGAATCGAGTACTTCGAAGCAGAAGGCGAAGCAGCATTCTACGGTCCGAAGTTAGACGTACAGGTTCGTACAGCGCTTGGAAAAGATGAAACGTTATCAACAGTTCAACTTGACTTCTTATTACCAGAACGCTTCGACTTAACGTATGTTGGAGAAGATGGTAAGCCGCATCGTCCGGTTGTTATTCACCGCGGCGTTGTATCAACAATGGAACGCTTCATTGCTTTCTTAATTGAAGAGTACAAAGGAGCATTCCCAACATGGTTAGCCCCTGTTCAAGCGAAAGTGATTCCAGTATCACCGGGAGTACACTTGGATTACGCGAAGAAAATTCAAGAGCAGCTTCAATTAGAAGGATTCCGCGTTGAGATGGATGAGCGTGAAGAGAAGATCGGGTATAAAATCCGCGAAGCTCAAATGCAAAAAACGCCTTATATGCTTGTAGTAGGGGATAATGAGGTAGCAGAGAACGCAGTGAACGTTCGTAAGTATGGCGAGCAAAAGTCAGAGACAGTGTCATTTGAACAGTTCGTTCAAACACTAAAGTCAGAGGCTAAACGATAA
- a CDS encoding replication initiation and membrane attachment family protein: MNQQHWKEMIPVDRYVVRASGIIHEYDRNVLTTLYQPLIGSLCFSLYMTLWSELEKDRLWGQESTHHHLMVLMQLNLRQIHQERLKLEGIGLLRTYVKEENESRIFIYELQPPLSPYRFFNDGVLNVYLYNRVGKNLFHKIKRSFSDEVRPQGEFSDVTRSFNEVFQSLHEHELSPNFDQTNQDLLADDGLEYVDHTTSKAPTVQDDVFNFDLFYAGLTDTMIPKRAITTKVKEAIKKLAFLYGIDALQMKNIVIGALNENDQVDIEQLRKSARDYYQFSNGDTLPSLGDTIQPPALRTMEEKEPTTQEEQLIKQLETTSPRQLLVDFSGGAEPAKTELQMIEDVMFKQKLPAGVVNVLIYYVMLRTDMKLSKAYMEKIASHWARKNLKTVREAMELAKQEHKQYQNWPEAKQAKSTSSRRVVRKEMVPKWLNEQKEEQPQQSNDEAPASSSFEEEKRKLEEELKQYRKDKS; the protein is encoded by the coding sequence ATGAATCAACAACATTGGAAAGAAATGATACCAGTTGATCGTTACGTAGTAAGGGCAAGTGGCATCATTCATGAATATGATCGCAACGTCTTAACAACGCTTTATCAACCGTTAATTGGTTCGCTTTGCTTTAGCTTATACATGACTTTATGGAGTGAGCTTGAGAAAGATCGATTATGGGGACAAGAGTCGACGCATCATCATTTAATGGTGCTGATGCAACTAAATTTAAGACAGATCCATCAAGAACGTTTGAAGCTAGAAGGAATTGGGCTACTGCGGACGTATGTAAAAGAAGAAAATGAGAGTCGAATCTTCATTTATGAGTTACAGCCTCCTCTTTCACCTTACCGTTTTTTCAACGATGGGGTATTAAACGTCTATTTGTATAACCGCGTAGGGAAAAACTTGTTTCATAAAATAAAGAGGTCTTTTTCTGATGAAGTACGCCCTCAAGGGGAATTTAGCGATGTGACTCGTTCATTTAATGAAGTGTTTCAGTCTCTACATGAGCATGAGTTATCACCTAATTTTGATCAAACCAATCAGGACTTGTTGGCCGATGATGGCTTAGAATATGTCGACCACACGACATCAAAGGCTCCGACTGTTCAAGATGACGTATTTAACTTCGACCTGTTTTACGCTGGTTTAACAGACACGATGATTCCAAAGCGAGCAATCACAACGAAAGTAAAAGAAGCGATTAAGAAACTTGCTTTTTTGTACGGAATCGATGCGCTTCAAATGAAAAATATTGTGATTGGGGCCTTAAATGAAAACGATCAGGTGGATATTGAACAGCTTCGGAAATCGGCGCGGGACTATTATCAGTTTTCAAATGGTGATACGCTACCGAGTCTAGGAGACACGATTCAGCCACCGGCACTGCGCACGATGGAAGAGAAAGAGCCAACAACACAGGAAGAACAGCTCATAAAACAGCTAGAGACTACGTCTCCAAGACAGCTGTTGGTAGATTTTTCAGGTGGAGCAGAGCCGGCAAAAACAGAGCTTCAGATGATTGAAGACGTCATGTTTAAACAAAAGTTGCCTGCGGGTGTAGTGAACGTCTTAATTTATTACGTCATGCTGCGAACAGATATGAAATTATCCAAAGCCTACATGGAAAAAATCGCAAGTCATTGGGCGAGAAAAAACTTGAAAACGGTTCGTGAAGCGATGGAGCTTGCAAAGCAAGAGCATAAGCAATATCAAAATTGGCCGGAAGCGAAGCAAGCAAAGTCTACTTCATCACGCCGAGTTGTTCGAAAAGAAATGGTGCCGAAATGGCTGAATGAACAAAAAGAAGAGCAGCCACAGCAAAGCAATGATGAAGCGCCCGCTTCTTCAAGCTTTGAAGAGGAAAAACGCAAGTTAGAAGAAGAGTTAAAGCAGTACCGAAAAGATAAATCATAG
- the dnaI gene encoding primosomal protein DnaI, with translation MRPLNDSLREFANKGDFQKRFQEMKKKVMADARVQAFLRENEDRVTAEMIDRSLIKLYEYTTQSKQCEQCPSLGQCINMIEGYHPQLIIQGKTIDLQYERCPKKVREDQMQEQQAFIQSLYVPKDILRASMAEIEVEHGRIEAIKLAHQFLREYEPGKQVKGLYIHGPFGVGKTYLLGAIANELADKQVRSLIVYVPEFLRELKGSFQDQSVNEKVEFVKKAPVLMLDDLGAESVTSWMRDDILGTILQFRMLENLPTFFASNLDWKQLEHHFTYTQRGEQEALKAARIMERIRALTTPTEVTGKNRRY, from the coding sequence ATGCGTCCGTTAAATGACTCGCTTCGAGAGTTTGCCAATAAAGGGGACTTTCAAAAGCGATTTCAAGAAATGAAGAAAAAAGTAATGGCTGATGCAAGGGTTCAAGCATTTTTACGTGAAAATGAAGATCGAGTAACAGCTGAAATGATTGATCGAAGCTTAATAAAATTATATGAGTATACTACTCAAAGCAAACAATGTGAGCAGTGTCCCTCACTTGGTCAATGCATTAATATGATTGAAGGGTATCATCCGCAGCTTATTATTCAAGGGAAAACCATTGATTTGCAGTATGAGCGCTGCCCTAAAAAAGTACGTGAAGATCAAATGCAAGAGCAGCAGGCTTTTATTCAAAGTCTGTACGTGCCAAAGGATATTTTACGTGCGTCTATGGCGGAGATTGAAGTAGAGCATGGGCGTATTGAGGCGATTAAACTAGCACATCAGTTTCTTCGTGAATATGAGCCGGGAAAACAAGTGAAAGGGTTGTATATTCATGGTCCTTTCGGCGTTGGAAAAACATACTTACTTGGCGCCATTGCAAATGAGCTCGCTGACAAGCAGGTGCGCTCACTAATTGTGTACGTGCCAGAGTTTTTACGTGAATTAAAAGGTTCGTTTCAAGATCAGTCTGTCAATGAAAAGGTAGAGTTCGTTAAAAAAGCGCCTGTTCTCATGCTTGATGATTTAGGAGCTGAATCCGTAACAAGCTGGATGAGGGATGATATTCTAGGAACGATTCTACAATTTCGTATGCTCGAAAACTTACCAACCTTTTTTGCTTCAAATTTAGATTGGAAACAGCTTGAGCATCATTTTACGTATACACAGCGCGGTGAACAAGAAGCGTTGAAGGCGGCAAGGATTATGGAGCGCATTCGGGCGCTTACGACACCAACAGAAGTAACAGGTAAAAACCGCCGTTATTAA
- the ytxC gene encoding sporulation protein YtxC: MYFQNQSDAIQIYELLRLQQETLSVHENCFRLVDHQLLTIDAKQTKAALLREVVIPVFIRYLISFKEQEFLLSIIQSKFFYEEHEEQIQILHMVQSILEGERTDIPQKQFSKSRERLVEEALEELLTEERDFTFESFIQFRLREYCQRLQYYVGVGIDEYKLEQEYQVYIEQLRHTIRQQTHYMSCVYVVHEGSDRFKLYDHSLLELNDTQREFFSANASTTPKTLYIDQRVVAPLVGMAPSAVYVYTNDPTEGSIQLLRTIFQERVVLYSLADFFSVCTNYAQEEVDF; this comes from the coding sequence ATGTATTTTCAAAATCAAAGTGATGCTATACAGATTTATGAGTTGCTGCGTTTACAGCAAGAAACCCTTTCGGTACATGAAAATTGCTTCCGATTAGTTGATCATCAACTATTAACTATAGATGCAAAACAAACAAAAGCTGCTCTTTTACGTGAAGTTGTTATACCAGTCTTCATTCGTTATTTGATCTCCTTTAAAGAGCAAGAATTTTTACTGTCGATTATTCAAAGTAAGTTTTTTTACGAAGAGCATGAGGAGCAGATCCAGATTCTTCACATGGTTCAATCTATTTTAGAAGGTGAGCGTACAGATATACCACAAAAGCAATTTTCTAAGAGTCGTGAACGCTTAGTGGAAGAGGCTTTAGAGGAACTATTGACAGAAGAGCGAGATTTTACATTTGAATCGTTTATTCAGTTCCGTCTCCGGGAATACTGTCAACGTCTGCAATATTACGTTGGAGTAGGTATTGATGAATATAAGCTAGAGCAGGAATATCAGGTGTATATTGAACAGCTCCGTCACACGATTCGTCAGCAGACGCACTATATGAGCTGTGTCTATGTTGTTCACGAAGGAAGCGATCGGTTTAAACTCTATGACCACAGTTTGCTAGAACTAAACGACACGCAGCGAGAATTTTTTTCAGCGAATGCATCGACTACTCCAAAGACTTTATACATAGATCAACGTGTTGTGGCTCCTCTTGTTGGAATGGCGCCATCTGCTGTTTATGTGTATACAAATGATCCAACTGAAGGATCTATTCAACTGTTAAGGACCATTTTTCAAGAAAGAGTCGTTCTTTATTCGCTCGCTGACTTTTTCTCTGTGTGTACAAATTATGCACAGGAAGAGGTTGATTTCTAA